The DNA region CTGGACGCGGCGGGGGTCACGGAGGGCGCCAGCATCACCCTCCATAAGCGTCTCCCCCTCGCGTCCGGCCTGGGTGGCGGCAGCAGCGACGCGGCGACCACGCTGATGGCGCTGGCGCGGCTGTACCCGTCGGGCGTGAACCTTCCCGCCCTCGCCCGCTCGCTGGGGGCCGACGTGCCCTTCTTCCTGCTCGGGCGTGCCGCGATCAGCCAGGGGATCGGCGAGGTGCTCACCCCGCTGCCGGTGCCGCGCGTGCCCCTGGTGCTCGCCAATCCCGGCGTGGAGGTCAGCGCGCGGAACGCCTACGCCTGGCTCGACGAGGAGGAGGCCTTCACCCCCGAACTCGACGTGGAGGGCATCCTGACGGCCCTCACGGGGGGGCGAGAGGTGCCCTACCTCAACGCCCTGCAAGGCCCCGTCGCCGCCCGCCACGCCCCCATCCGCGAGGCGCTGGCTACCCTGACCCGGGTGGGCCTGCGCTCCCCCCTGATGAGCGGCAGCGGCGCGACGTGCTTCGCGCTGGCGGGGAGTGACGACCAGGCGCACGACGCGGCACGGGCCATCCGGGCGCGGCACCCGGGGTGGTGGGTGGAGGCGACGCGGACGCTGTAGGGGGAAGCGCGGGACGACGCCCGCCCCCGCTCCCCCACCGCGCTTCGGGCGTTGGTCCCGAAGCCCCAGGTTGTCCCCGGGCCGCCGATCCGCGCGACGTGAAGGGCCTGAACCCCGGCGGGTGTGAGCCCTCAGGCGTCAGCCAGCCTGCGGAACAGCTCGTCGTACTCGTCAAGGATGCGGTCGCGCGCCTGGGCAAACCGGGTCCAGCCTCCCAGGGTCTCGGGATGGGAGTCGTCCCGGGCCGGGAGGGTGACAACGGCGTCACCCGGACTCTCCACCCCGACCTCGCTGCCGATTCGCTCCTCCATCCCCTCGCCGTTCACCGGGCCCTCCCCCACTCCGGGGTCCTTGGGGTCCTTCCTCAACCCTTCGTCAGGATTCGCACGGTCAGGATCTTGTCGGGGACGGCGCCCTCGATGGGCGTCTCCTGGCCGCTGCTCGTGTCGGAGGTGCGCGTCAGCTTGGACATCACGTCCTGCCCGGTCACGACCTTGCCGAAGATGGTGTGCTTGCCGTTCAGGAAGTCGGTGGGGGCGAAGGTGATGAAAAACTGCGAGCCGTTGGTGGCCGGGCCGCTGTTCGCCATCGCCAGCACGCCCGAGCTGTCGAAGGTCAGGCGGGTGCGGAACTCGTCGGCGAATTGATAACCGGGGCCGCCCGTGCCCCACTCGGCCTTCTTGCCCTCGTCCACGCTCTGGGGGTCGCCCGTCTGGGCCATGAAGCCCTCGATCACCCGGTGGAAGCGGATGCCGTCGAAGAAGTGGTTGCGGGCGAGCGTCACGAAGTTGTTCACCGTGACGGGCGTCTCCTGCTCGTACAGGTCGGCGAGAATCTGGCCCCTGTCGGTGTCGATCAGGGCGTAGTAGTCCTTGCCGTCCTCCAGGGTCAGCGCGGGCTCGGCCTTGAATTCGCGCACCGGCTTGTCGCTCAGGAAGGGGACCAGGGTGTAGCCCGCAGGAACCGGGCCGGGCTGGGTGACCGCCGGGGTCTGGGCGGTCTCGGGCTTCGCGGCGGTCTCGCTGCCCTGGGCCTGCTCGGTCTGGGTCTGTGCAGGTTCGGTCTGGGCGGTCCCGGTCTGCTCGGTCTGGGTTCCGGCGTTCGCCGTGTCCTTTTTCTGGCAGGCGGTCAGGGCGAGGAGGGCGGTCAGGAGGAGGGCGGCCTGTCTCATGCGGGGAGTCTAGAGGGTTCGGGTGAGGGAAACCGGGCGCCCGCACGGTCAGGGGGAGGCCACGGGGCGGAGCCACCCCCTAGACTGGGCGGATGATCGTGACGATTGACGGCGTGGCCGCCAGCGGCAAGTCGAGCGTGGCGTCGGGCGTCGCGCGGGCGCTGGGCATCCCCTACGTGAGCAGCGGGTTTCTCTACCGCGCGGCGACCTTGCTCGCCCTGGAAGCGGGCCTGCCCCCGTCCGACCCGGCGCCCCTCCTCGCCCTCCTGCGCGGGCGGCCCCTGCGGCTGGAACCCCTGGCGGGGGGCAACCGGGTCTGGCAGGGCGAGCGGGACCTGACCCCGGGGCTGCACTCCTCGCGGGTGGACGCGGGCGTGAGCGCCGTGGCCCGGCTGCCCGAGGTCCGCGCCTGGGTGGACGAGGAGCTTCGCGCCCTGCCCGAGCCCTTCGTCGCCGAGGGCCGCGACATGGGCACGAACGTCTTTCCGCACGCCGACGCCAAGTTCTACCTGACGGCCAGCCCCCGGGTCCGCGCCGAGCGCCGGGCCCAGGAACGCGGCGAGGACGCGGGCACGGTCGAGGCCGCCCTGATCGAGCGCGACCGCCGCGACGCCGCGCAGAGCGCCCCCGCCCCCGACGCCCGCGTGATCGACACCGGGCCGCTCACCCTGGAGGGCGTGATCGGGGCGGTGCTCGCGGCCCTGCCCGCCCGGACGGCGTAGCCCGCCCGAGGATTCAGCGGCCCGGGCTGGCGGGGGTGACCTGAAGCCGGAAGGTCGCCGCGCCGACCCGCACCACCTCCCCGCCGCCTAGCGGCAGGCGCACGAGGACGTTCCTCTCGGGGTCGGTGAGCTGCACCAGCAGGGGCGCGGTGACGGGCAGCGTCAGCGAGGCAATGCCGTCCGCGCCGCTGCGGGCGAGCGCGGGGCGCCCCGGCAGCGGCAGCGGCCGTCCCCCCACGCCCACCCGGAAGAGTTGCATCAGGACGCCCGGGCGCGGGCCGCCCGCGTCGCTCACCGTGAGAACGACGCGGGTCTGGGGCGCGGGGGGCGGCGGCTCGCCGGGCGGCCTGGGCGGCGGCACGACGGTGAGCAGCAGCGCGGCGAACAGGGTGGGAAGGGTCAAGGGCAGGCTCCTTTCTGTACACAGGGGCGGGGGGCCCCGAGGATGACCTCGTGCCCCCCGCCCCTGATTGTGGTCGACTCGGCTGATCGCCCGTTTAACGCAGCGATTCCCGCGCGTAGGTCACGGCGGCAGCCGCGTCCACGATGCCGTAGCCGAAGAAGCCGCCCGTGGGGTAGTCGGGCTTGCTGTTCTGGCCGGTAATCGTGCTGTTCGCGCTCCAGGTGATGACCTGCCGCACCTGCTCGGGGGTGATGTCGGGTTTGGCCTGGTAGATCAGGGCGACGACACCGGTCGCGTTGGGCGCGGCCATCGAGGTGCCCTGGAGGAAGGCGTAGGGATTGTTGGGAGCCTGCACGCGCGGCACGGTGGAGAGGATCGTGCCGCCGGGCGCGGCGACGGTCACGTAGTTGCCCGCGCTGGAGAAGGCGGTGCGGCGGTTGTCGTTGCTCGTGGCCCCGACCGAGATCACACCGGGAATCTCGGTGCTGTACGAGGCGGGCCACGACGGGCGGTTGTTGTCGCGGTACGCGTTTCCGGCCGAGAAGACGTAGGTCACGCCCTTCTTGGTGCCGTACTCCAGCACGTCCCCGAAGGCGCGGGTGCGCTGGCTCCCGCCCCAGGAGTTGTTCACGACGTTCGCCCCGCAGTCGGCGGCGTACTTCAGCGCGCGGGCGAGCATGTAGTTCGTGCCGCCGAAGTAACCCAGGCCGCGCAGCGCCATGATCTTCGCCTCGGGTGCCACGCCCACCACGCCCTGCCCGTTCGCGGCGGCGGCGATGGTGCCCGAGACGTGCGTGCCGTGGCCGCCCGTGTCCGAGGGATCGGTGTCGTCGTCCACGAAGTCGTAGCCGTTCTGGCCGGGGCAGGTCGTGGAGGACGGGTTGGGGTTCTGCCACAGGTTGGGAGCCAGGTCCGGGTGCCCGAGGTCGACGCCCTGGTCGATCACGGCCACGACCACGCCCTTGCCGGTGAAGCCCGCGTCCCACGCGGCGGGGGCCTGAACGCGGTAGATGCTCCAGAGGTACTTCTCGTTCGTGTACGCCGTCCGCCCGTTCGCCGACTGGCTCGCGGTGATGTCGAAGGGATTTTTCCCGCTCGCGTCCATCGGGCTCTGAACGAAGTAAGGGTCCGTCACGCTCGCCGAGAAGCCGGTCGCCGCCGCGCGCAGTTCCCCGCTGCGCACGCTCTGCGCGCTCAGGGAGACGCTCTCGTCACTGGGGCTCTCGATCCGGTAGTTCGGCTCGGCGTACTCCACCCCATTCTCAGTGCCGTAACGCTCGGCGTACGCCTCCTCCTGGCCTTCCGGCACCGACACGAGCGCCAGGCGGCCCCAGGCGTCGGCATTCGTCGCCGAGAGCAGCCGGGTGTTGCTCAGCGGCTTCACGCTCGCCGCCGTCAGGCCCGCCCTGTACTTGACGATGATCTGGCCGGGCACCACCGCGCCAGGCGCGGCAGCCCCGTTCGTGGGGGTGGTCGTGGACTGGGTGCCGCAGGCGGCGAGCAGGGCCGTCAGACCCAAGAGAGAAAAGAACCGTTTGTTCATGGACGCTCCTCAGTTCCCGGTCGTGAAGGTGAATTCCTGGCTGTCCGAGCTGCGGTAGCCCGTCTCCTGGAGCCGCTGGTAGGCCGCCGCCGGTCCCCCGAGGAACTGGGGCAACTGCCCGGTCGCCTGCAAGACGCCCGCCGCGACCTCACCGCGCCAGGTGTTCAGGGCGCTTTCCAGGTGGCGTCCCTTCGCCAGCCCGCCCGCGCTCTTCCAGCGGGCAGCCTCCGCGCTCAGCGGGTCCTTGCCGATGTAGTCGAGCATCTCGGTGCTGTCGTCGGTGCTGACCTGCCACAGGTACTCGGCGTTCGCCTCCAGCGTGAGCGGCACCTTGAGGCTGGTGTTCGTGGTGTAGCCTACCCAGACAGGGGTCGCGCCGGTGTCGGTCACGCGGTACACGCCGACGACGTAAGTCTTGGCGTTCGGCACGCTGTTCCAGCTCAGCGTGGGCATGCGGGGGGTCTTCTCCTCCGCCTGGGCGGGGGCCTGCGGCGCCGGGATGCCGATGAAGTTGGCGGTGAGCGCCCCTCCCAGGTTGGTGCCGTCACGCCACGCCGTGAAGCTGGAGGTGCCGGTCACGTTCTCGCCGTCGGCGCTGTAGCGGTACAGGCTGGTCTCGACCGTCACGTTCTGGGCGCGGTTGTCCTGCCCCAGCTTCGGGACGCGCAGGTTATGGCCGCCCGCCGGGTCCACGGTGTAGTACTCGCCGAGCGGGAAGGTGCCCGAGGTGATCGCGGGCTCGAAGGAGGGCGAGGTGTAGACGTCGAAGACCGCGTTATTCGCCTTGTCGATGGCGCCCGCGTCGTAGCGGATGGGCTGGGTGGTCACGCGCGGGTTGGTGGCGGGGTCGAAGGCCTCCAGCGTGATGTCGCGCGTGTCGGTCGCGCCGCTCGTGAAGACCGGGACCTCGGGGATGTACTGGAACTTGCTCCAGAAGACGGAGGCCGAGGTCTCGCTCTCCTCACCGCCGTCGTAGTTCCCCGCCCACATGGCGCCCGACACGGCGTGGAGGTTCTGGGTGGTCTGGATCGGCATCAGGTACTTGCCCTGAGCGTCCGTGCGGACGACGCGGCTGCCACCGTAGATGACCAGACCCGTCTCGCCCGGCTGCGGCAGCGTGGCGAACCCGGCGGCGAGGTTCGGAATCGCCGTGAGTTCGGTCGCGCAGTTGTCGTACAGCGGGCGCGGGACAGGCTTGCCGCCCGAGACGGACACGACCGCCAGGGCGTTACTCACCACCGGCTGACCGCCGAGGTCCTTGAGCAGGCCGGTGAGGCAGCCGCGCCGGGGGGCCGCGCCGGGGAGCGCCGCCGACGGGCGGGTGGTGCCCAGGTAGATGCTCAGCTCGTTGGCCGCCCCGTACTGGGAACGGTACGCCTCGAGCGGCACGTTGTCGTACGTGGAGGCGTAGAGGTTGGAGCGTGCGGGCGGCTCGACGGTGATCGTGAAGGCCTGCGCCGTCCGGGCCGTGTTCAGCTTCAGGCTGAAGCGTCCGTCGGGGCCGGTGATCACGCTCTGGGTCGAGTCGCCCAGGTTCGCCGTCACCCGGGCGCCCTGCACCGGCGCCCCGCCCGCCGAGGCGCTGGCGAACACGTTGCCCTGAATCGTGGTGTCCTGGGTGGTCGGCTGGGGCGTTCCGCAACTGCTCAGGGCGAGAAGACCCGAAACCAAGACTATAGCCGCTCCTGTTCTCATGATGCCTCCAAATGAGAGAACGAGCCCAACGTGAGGTTGGACGAACAGAAAAAGTACCGCTTTACCGTATCTCCGGTGGAGGCGATACTAGCGTTCGCCCCGTCCCGTTGCAACTTTTCCCACGAGACTGTCAGCCGCGACTCATCGTTGAGGAGGCGTCGGTTCATCGTCAGGGATGAGATAACTGAGAGTTTGTTGAAGCAACCGAGGAGATGACGTAGACCTCCTATCTCCTCTGCGGCCATTAGACAGAGTCCAAGATAAAGACTGGACTCATAATCCTCACCAAAGGGGCCAGCCGCTCCTCCCCCAGATATGGGGAGCGGCTGAGGTTTATGAAGCGTCTACCGCAATGCGTCCAGCGGGCCGAGCGCCACCACGGTCGGCCCGCTCAGGGGGCACAGCTCCAGCACTGCGCGGACGTCGGCGGGGGTGACCCGCGCGAAACGGTCCACGAGTTCGTCGGTGCCCACCGGGCGCCCCAGGGCGAGGTGTTCCATGCCCAGGGAGAAGAGGCGTCCCTGGGGCGTCTCGGCGCGCAGCAGGGTGCCCACCGCGAGCTTGCGGGCGGCGCGGCGGACGGCGGCGTCGGTGACGGCCTGCCCCGCCTCCGCCAGCACCGCTCGGTAGCGGCCCAGCACCGTCTGGGCGCGGTCCGGGTCGCAGGAGAAGCCGCCCTCGAAGGTCCCGGCGTCGCGGTACTCCAGATGCGCGAGGTCGGCCCCGTCGGCGAGGCCGGTGTCGAGCAGCGCCCAGTGCAGCAGGCCGTTCTCCCCGCCGACGAGTTCGGCGAGGACCACGGCGGCCTCGCGCAGGGGGTGGGCCGCGCTCAGGCCGGGCAGCGCGAGCGCGACCTGCACCCGCGCGAGGCTGGGGTCGAGGACGGTCCGCACCGTGCCGGGGTGCCGGGGAAGCGGAAGGGGCGCGGGCGCGGGGCGGGTTCCGGCACGCCAGCTCCCCAACGCCCCCTGCGCCCATCCCTGCACCCGGGCGGGGTCGAAGGCGCCGACCACCGTGAGGGCCACCCGCTCGGCCCCGTAGCGTTCGCGGTGGTTGCGGGCGAGGGCCTCGCGGGTCATGGCGCCCACCGTCTCGGTCGTGCCCAGGACGAGGTGGCCGAGGGGGTGATCCCCCCAGTAGTCGGCGTGCAGCTCGTCCACGGCGCGCACGCCGGGCTGCTCGGCGTACATGGCGATCTCCTCCAGGATCACGCCGCGCTCGGGCTCGATGTCCTCCGGGCGCAGGGCCGGGCGCATGAGTTCGGTCAGGGTGTCCAGCAGCTCGGGGGCGTGCTCGGGGAGGGTCGCCGCGTGGTAGACGGTCGCCTCCTCGCTCGTGAAGGCGTTCGCGTTGCCCCCCAGGTCGTCGAGGCGCTCGTTGAGTTCGGCGGCGCCGACCCGCTCGGAACCCTTGAACATCAGGTGTTCGAGGAAGTGCGAGGCGCCCAGCTCCTCCGGGCGTTCGTCACGCGCCCCCGTCGCCACGAAGTACCCGGCGGCGACGGTCTGGGCGCCCTCGTCCGGCTCCAGCAGCAGGGTCAGGCCGTTCTCCAGGGTGTGCGTCAGCGTTTCGCGGGAGGTCGGGGTGGAGGCGGTCATAGGCGGGGCTCCTGCGGGCCGAGGGTCACGACGGTGGCGTGGGCGGCGGGATCGTACCCGGCGAGGAAGGCGTTCACCTCGTCCAGGGTGAGGGCGGCAAGCTGTGCGCGCAGTTCGGCCACGCTCCTCACCCGCCCGAAGACGGCCACGTCGCGGGTGAGGCTGGTCGCCCGGGCCCGCGCGCTCTCGGCCCCGAAGACCACGCTGGCGGTCAGGCCCGCCCGGGCGCGGTGGAACTCCGCCTCCGTCAACCCCGCCGGGAGCCGGGCGAGTTCGGCGAGCAGCACCGCCAGCGTCTCGGGGGCGCGGTCGGGCGTGCTCCCCGCGTACGCCGCCAGGAACCCCCGCCCGCCCAGCACGACGGGCGAGGCGCCCACCTGATAGGCGAGGCCGCGTTCCTCGCGCACCGCGTGAAAGAGGCGGCTCGCGCTCCCCCCCGACAGGGCTGTGAGCGCCACCTGCCAGGCGAGCCAGTGCCCGTCACGCGGGGCGACCCCGGGCGCCGTCACGCTGATGTGCGTCTGCTCCGCGTCCGGGTCGGGGAGGTGCGCCCTCTCCCCGGGGCGGAACTCGGCGGGCACGCCCCCCTCGTCGCCCGGGCGCCACCCGGCGAGGGTTCGCTCGGCGAGGGCGCGGACCTCCCCCGGCTCGGCGTCCGCCACGAGGCCGAGCACGCTGCCCCGGGTGCCGTAGCGGTCCAGAAAGGCGCGCAGCCCCGCCGCGTCCAGGTTCGCCAGCCCCTCCGGGGTCCCGCTCGCCGGGTGCGCGAAGCCCGCGAAGGGCGACTCCGGCGGGCGGGGAAAGGCGACCCGCCGCGCCTCCACGGCGAGCCGGTCGGGCGGGCTGTCCTCCAGCCCCTCCAGGTCCTGCCGCGCGAGATCCACGAGAACGGGCAGTTCCTCCCCGGGCAGCGCGGGCCGCAGCAGGAGGTCGGCGGCCAGGGTCAGCGCCCCAGGCAGGTCGGCGGCGAGGCCGCTGACACCCACCCGCGTCGCCTCGGGCCCGACCCCGCCGCCCCGCCGCACGCCGAGGTCGTCGAGCGCGTCCTGGAAGGCGCGGGCATCCCGGCCCCCCGCCCCCTTGTAGAGCCACTCCTCCAGCACGCCCGCCGAGCCCTCGCGGCCCACGGGGTCATGGGCGCTCCCCACGGGAAGGCGCAGGTCGAAGGCGAAGCCCGGCCCCTTTCGGCGCTCGAACGCCACCCTCAGTCCGCCCTCCAGGGTCCACACGTGCGCCCCAGGCGCGGCCACAGTCGTCACCGGGGGATTCTAGCGCCCTCCCGCGCGCAGACCGGGAGCGAGGTCACGGGGCGGAGGCCCGCCGCTCCTCCCGGGTTCGGAGTTCGGGAGGCGGCGGGACGCACAGGGTCAACCTCTCGCCCGTCAGCGGGTGCGTGAAAGCCAGACGCCCCGCGTGCAGGAGGTAGCCGCCGTCCCCGGGCAGGCCCGGCAGGTCGGGGAGGGGCCCGCCGCCCGGCGCGTAGAGGGGATCGCCGACGAGGGGGTGCCCCACCGAGGCGAGGTGAATCCTGATCTGGTGGGGGCGGCCCGTTCGGATGTCCACCTCGAAGAGGGTGGTGCCCTCCGCCTCCCACCGTTCGAGCACCCGCGCGTCGCTGCTGGAGGGCTTGCCCGCCGGGCTGGCCGCGTACACGGTGCCCAGCCGGGGGTGCGGCACCGGGCCGATGGGCGTGGTGATCTCGTACGCCTCCCGCTCGGCGAGGCCGGAGGCGAGCGCCCGGTAGCGTTTCCCCACGTCATGCTCACGCCACGCCCGGGTGAGGGTGGAAGCCGCCGCTTGCGTCCGCGCGAAGAGCACCAGCCCGGAGGTGCCGCGCCCCAGGCGGTGCAGGGGGCTCGCCCCCGGGAAGCGCCCCCGCACCAAGGTCAGCAGCGTGTGCGC from Deinococcus aetherius includes:
- a CDS encoding 4-(cytidine 5'-diphospho)-2-C-methyl-D-erythritol kinase translates to MTPEQGAAALPSSPTPHTYFAPAKVNLGLSVRDLRADGYHELHSVMVPLAVGDDLEIGPADTLSLRVEGAAGLPADERNLVSRAARAYLDAAGVTEGASITLHKRLPLASGLGGGSSDAATTLMALARLYPSGVNLPALARSLGADVPFFLLGRAAISQGIGEVLTPLPVPRVPLVLANPGVEVSARNAYAWLDEEEAFTPELDVEGILTALTGGREVPYLNALQGPVAARHAPIREALATLTRVGLRSPLMSGSGATCFALAGSDDQAHDAARAIRARHPGWWVEATRTL
- a CDS encoding MazF family transcriptional regulator, producing the protein MRKDPKDPGVGEGPVNGEGMEERIGSEVGVESPGDAVVTLPARDDSHPETLGGWTRFAQARDRILDEYDELFRRLADA
- a CDS encoding peptidylprolyl isomerase produces the protein MRQAALLLTALLALTACQKKDTANAGTQTEQTGTAQTEPAQTQTEQAQGSETAAKPETAQTPAVTQPGPVPAGYTLVPFLSDKPVREFKAEPALTLEDGKDYYALIDTDRGQILADLYEQETPVTVNNFVTLARNHFFDGIRFHRVIEGFMAQTGDPQSVDEGKKAEWGTGGPGYQFADEFRTRLTFDSSGVLAMANSGPATNGSQFFITFAPTDFLNGKHTIFGKVVTGQDVMSKLTRTSDTSSGQETPIEGAVPDKILTVRILTKG
- the cmk gene encoding (d)CMP kinase, whose amino-acid sequence is MIVTIDGVAASGKSSVASGVARALGIPYVSSGFLYRAATLLALEAGLPPSDPAPLLALLRGRPLRLEPLAGGNRVWQGERDLTPGLHSSRVDAGVSAVARLPEVRAWVDEELRALPEPFVAEGRDMGTNVFPHADAKFYLTASPRVRAERRAQERGEDAGTVEAALIERDRRDAAQSAPAPDARVIDTGPLTLEGVIGAVLAALPARTA
- a CDS encoding S8 family peptidase produces the protein MNKRFFSLLGLTALLAACGTQSTTTPTNGAAAPGAVVPGQIIVKYRAGLTAASVKPLSNTRLLSATNADAWGRLALVSVPEGQEEAYAERYGTENGVEYAEPNYRIESPSDESVSLSAQSVRSGELRAAATGFSASVTDPYFVQSPMDASGKNPFDITASQSANGRTAYTNEKYLWSIYRVQAPAAWDAGFTGKGVVVAVIDQGVDLGHPDLAPNLWQNPNPSSTTCPGQNGYDFVDDDTDPSDTGGHGTHVSGTIAAAANGQGVVGVAPEAKIMALRGLGYFGGTNYMLARALKYAADCGANVVNNSWGGSQRTRAFGDVLEYGTKKGVTYVFSAGNAYRDNNRPSWPASYSTEIPGVISVGATSNDNRRTAFSSAGNYVTVAAPGGTILSTVPRVQAPNNPYAFLQGTSMAAPNATGVVALIYQAKPDITPEQVRQVITWSANSTITGQNSKPDYPTGGFFGYGIVDAAAAVTYARESLR
- a CDS encoding M16 family metallopeptidase — its product is MTASTPTSRETLTHTLENGLTLLLEPDEGAQTVAAGYFVATGARDERPEELGASHFLEHLMFKGSERVGAAELNERLDDLGGNANAFTSEEATVYHAATLPEHAPELLDTLTELMRPALRPEDIEPERGVILEEIAMYAEQPGVRAVDELHADYWGDHPLGHLVLGTTETVGAMTREALARNHRERYGAERVALTVVGAFDPARVQGWAQGALGSWRAGTRPAPAPLPLPRHPGTVRTVLDPSLARVQVALALPGLSAAHPLREAAVVLAELVGGENGLLHWALLDTGLADGADLAHLEYRDAGTFEGGFSCDPDRAQTVLGRYRAVLAEAGQAVTDAAVRRAARKLAVGTLLRAETPQGRLFSLGMEHLALGRPVGTDELVDRFARVTPADVRAVLELCPLSGPTVVALGPLDALR
- a CDS encoding M16 family metallopeptidase — protein: MTTVAAPGAHVWTLEGGLRVAFERRKGPGFAFDLRLPVGSAHDPVGREGSAGVLEEWLYKGAGGRDARAFQDALDDLGVRRGGGVGPEATRVGVSGLAADLPGALTLAADLLLRPALPGEELPVLVDLARQDLEGLEDSPPDRLAVEARRVAFPRPPESPFAGFAHPASGTPEGLANLDAAGLRAFLDRYGTRGSVLGLVADAEPGEVRALAERTLAGWRPGDEGGVPAEFRPGERAHLPDPDAEQTHISVTAPGVAPRDGHWLAWQVALTALSGGSASRLFHAVREERGLAYQVGASPVVLGGRGFLAAYAGSTPDRAPETLAVLLAELARLPAGLTEAEFHRARAGLTASVVFGAESARARATSLTRDVAVFGRVRSVAELRAQLAALTLDEVNAFLAGYDPAAHATVVTLGPQEPRL
- a CDS encoding RluA family pseudouridine synthase, with amino-acid sequence MALNGGYTYREQLGPHAGGLTVLAYLTRHYGHSTEGVWRARLERGEVRLDGVMVDRADERLRPGQVLEWRRPPWEEEDVPLTFQVIHEDDALVVVAKPGGLPTVPGGGFLAHTLLTLVRGRFPGASPLHRLGRGTSGLVLFARTQAAASTLTRAWREHDVGKRYRALASGLAEREAYEITTPIGPVPHPRLGTVYAASPAGKPSSSDARVLERWEAEGTTLFEVDIRTGRPHQIRIHLASVGHPLVGDPLYAPGGGPLPDLPGLPGDGGYLLHAGRLAFTHPLTGERLTLCVPPPPELRTREERRASAP